In Halapricum desulfuricans, a single window of DNA contains:
- the rdfA gene encoding rod-determining factor RdfA, with protein sequence MVGHEPRADGGRSRSKVARVIEAYDLDGVGNELEQRWLATGEDGMSLRELADYFNRSVLEAAIERSDMSVLDVDVDRLYEQLTDDDVSGGVRTRTQRRLERNGIDVESVTGDFVSHQTIYTYLREYRDVEQPEPTPQQRRESALERIQKLQDRSAAVTQDAIEGLQRAELAPEGDVDVVVDIQVIYTDTGEQFDVFDLIERGNE encoded by the coding sequence ATGGTCGGCCACGAACCCAGAGCGGACGGCGGCAGATCGCGGAGCAAAGTCGCACGGGTAATCGAAGCGTACGACCTCGACGGTGTCGGAAACGAACTGGAACAACGGTGGCTGGCGACGGGCGAGGACGGCATGAGTCTGCGCGAACTGGCTGATTACTTCAATCGATCGGTCCTCGAAGCGGCCATCGAACGGAGTGACATGAGTGTTCTCGACGTCGACGTCGACCGGCTCTACGAACAGTTGACTGACGATGACGTGAGCGGCGGCGTCCGGACGCGAACCCAGCGCCGACTCGAGCGGAACGGGATCGACGTCGAGTCGGTGACCGGGGATTTCGTCTCTCACCAGACGATCTATACGTATCTCCGTGAGTACCGCGATGTCGAACAACCAGAACCGACACCCCAACAACGTCGTGAATCGGCACTCGAACGCATTCAGAAACTTCAGGATCGATCGGCGGCGGTCACCCAGGACGCCATCGAAGGGCTTCAGCGGGCAGAGCTGGCCCCGGAGGGAGACGTGGACGTTGTCGTGGATATTCAGGTCATCTACACCGACACCGGCGAACAGTTCGACGTCTTCGATCTTATCGAGCGCGGCAATGAGTGA
- a CDS encoding archaea-specific SMC-related protein, with translation MTKTTQITDEATVSVRNIGGIDETTVDLHPRVNVLAGRNATNRTSFLQAIMAVTGSQDVSMKGDAEQAEVTLTIGDSTYRRRLARRNETVTFDGEPYLDDPELADLFAFLLESNEARRAVTTGQNLRDLIMRPVDLEEIRSEISRLESEKDEIDEEIEAIEQRKQSLPELESEREQLRAEIEATRTALADKEAEIDAADADVQAQRQEQQQLEAKLDELRQTRADLEDVRYDLETERESIETLKQDRETLRTELDALPEAPKEDIERLESEIDRLRERRRRLDSEINSLQSTVRFNEEMLEGERTDVYEAMTDDSGHTTDELLGDDVVCWTCGSDVPREQIEGTLDDLRDLRQAKLDAKQEISDELDDLKADRDALEEQRARREEYQQRLTETEDELAQREERVEQLKDRRSELESAVKALENEVESSDSDQFGDVLELHQEANELEYKLGRLETDLEDVESEIDTIESRLDEQSQLEEERDRISEELTDLRTRVETIEEEAIEAFNSHMGAILDTLDYDNLERIWLERVQREVREGRRKAIKTFFELHVVRSTSSGVTYEDTVDHLSESEREVTGLVFALAGYLVHDVYEEVPFMLLDSLEAIDSERIADLVDHFSDFPDYLLVALLPEDAQALDDKYARITSI, from the coding sequence ATGACTAAGACAACGCAAATTACAGATGAAGCGACAGTGTCGGTCAGAAATATCGGGGGGATCGACGAGACGACAGTCGATTTGCATCCGAGGGTGAACGTCCTCGCTGGGCGGAACGCGACCAATCGGACGTCTTTCCTGCAGGCGATTATGGCCGTGACAGGCAGTCAGGATGTCTCGATGAAAGGTGATGCCGAGCAAGCGGAAGTGACGCTGACGATCGGTGATTCGACGTATCGCCGTCGATTGGCCCGCCGGAACGAGACAGTTACGTTCGACGGCGAGCCCTATCTCGATGATCCTGAGCTGGCCGACCTATTTGCCTTTCTGCTTGAATCGAACGAGGCGCGACGTGCGGTCACGACCGGGCAGAATCTGCGGGACCTCATCATGCGGCCAGTCGATCTCGAGGAGATCAGATCCGAGATATCGCGACTCGAATCCGAAAAAGATGAGATCGACGAAGAGATCGAAGCGATCGAACAGCGCAAGCAGTCCCTCCCCGAGTTGGAGTCCGAACGGGAACAGCTCAGAGCGGAGATAGAAGCGACGCGGACGGCACTGGCCGACAAGGAGGCAGAGATCGACGCTGCCGATGCTGACGTCCAAGCCCAGCGCCAGGAACAGCAACAGCTCGAAGCGAAACTCGACGAGTTGCGCCAGACGCGAGCCGATCTCGAAGACGTCCGCTACGATCTTGAGACCGAGCGCGAGAGCATCGAAACGCTCAAGCAGGACCGTGAAACGCTCCGGACAGAGCTAGACGCGCTTCCGGAAGCGCCCAAAGAAGACATCGAACGGCTCGAATCCGAGATCGACCGGCTTCGCGAGCGACGGCGACGGCTTGACAGCGAGATCAACTCCCTGCAGAGTACGGTCCGATTCAACGAAGAGATGCTCGAAGGCGAGCGAACTGACGTGTACGAGGCAATGACAGACGACAGCGGCCATACGACTGACGAACTGCTGGGCGACGATGTCGTCTGCTGGACCTGTGGTTCGGATGTCCCCCGCGAACAGATCGAGGGGACACTCGATGATCTCAGAGATCTCCGGCAGGCAAAACTCGACGCGAAACAGGAGATCAGTGACGAACTCGACGATCTGAAAGCCGATAGGGACGCGCTCGAGGAGCAACGAGCACGCCGTGAGGAGTACCAGCAGCGACTCACGGAAACTGAAGACGAACTCGCGCAGCGAGAGGAACGCGTCGAACAGCTCAAAGACCGTCGTTCGGAACTCGAATCGGCGGTCAAAGCGCTGGAGAACGAGGTCGAGTCGTCTGACTCTGACCAGTTCGGGGACGTGCTCGAACTCCACCAGGAAGCAAACGAACTCGAATACAAACTCGGCCGTCTGGAAACTGATCTCGAGGATGTCGAGAGTGAGATCGATACCATCGAATCACGACTGGACGAGCAGTCACAGTTGGAAGAAGAACGTGATCGCATCTCGGAGGAACTGACTGATCTTCGGACGCGAGTCGAAACGATAGAGGAGGAGGCAATCGAGGCGTTCAACAGTCACATGGGCGCAATTCTCGACACCCTCGATTACGACAACCTCGAGCGGATCTGGCTCGAGCGCGTCCAGCGAGAGGTCCGAGAGGGACGGCGCAAAGCGATCAAGACGTTCTTCGAACTGCACGTCGTCCGATCGACCTCCTCCGGCGTGACCTACGAAGATACGGTCGACCACCTTAGCGAATCCGAGCGAGAAGTCACGGGACTGGTGTTCGCGTTGGCCGGCTACCTCGTCCACGATGTCTACGAGGAGGTGCCGTTCATGCTACTGGACTCGCTGGAAGCCATAGATTCAGAACGGATCGCTGATCTCGTCGATCACTTCAGTGACTTCCCCGATTATCTGCTCGTTGCGCTGTTGCCCGAGGACGCGCAGGCGCTCGATGACAAGTATGCCCGTATCACGTCGATTTGA